In a genomic window of Gossypium arboreum isolate Shixiya-1 chromosome 9, ASM2569848v2, whole genome shotgun sequence:
- the LOC108455621 gene encoding uncharacterized protein LOC108455621, with protein sequence MYAVCRREDRDALDVITGTFLILTVTYVALIDIGSTHSYVACSMSETFGIPYERSSSDILVVSLLGQSIRVSKLFKDLPLEVQEAIFLADLIELLFGEFDLILGIDWLVKHHVNLDYVEKWVVLRTDEDNEIVVVGE encoded by the coding sequence ATGTATGCTGTATGTCGTCGTGAGGATAGAGATGCTCTGGACGTCATCACGGGTACGTTTTTAATCCTTACTGTAACTTAtgttgcactgatagacataggctctacacattcCTACGTTGCATGTTCTATGTCTGAGACTTTTGGAATACCGTATGAGAGAAGTTCTAGTGATATTTTAGTGGTCAGTCTTTTGGGGCAGTCTATTAGGGTTAGTAAACTGTTCAAGGACCTTCCGTTGGAAGTCCAAGAAGCGAtatttctggctgatctgatagaacttctgtttggggagttcgacttgATTTTGGGTATAGACTGGCTGGTGAAGCATCATGTAAATCTAGATTATGTTGAAAAGTGGGTGGTTCTGAGGACCGATGAGGATAATGAGATAGTTGTGGTTGGAGAATGA
- the LOC108455622 gene encoding uncharacterized protein LOC108455622, which translates to MGMYRDLRELYWWPGLKPDVTDLVTYCLTYQQVKAEHQLPLGLLQPVKIPMWKWERLGERHILGLELVSETKDKVRLIRERLKATSDRQKSYADLKRKDIEYSVGDMVFLRVSPWKKVLRKYSRVCGSLIELLTARNHSYSPKHAIFV; encoded by the exons aTGGG GATGTATCGAGATCTtcgagagttgtactggtggccagggttgaagccTGATGTGACCGATTTAGTTACTTACTGTCTGACGTATCAgcaggttaaagccgagcatcagttacctttagGGTTGCTGCAGCCGGTTAAGATACCGatgtggaaatgggagcga ttgggtgagcgacatATTCTGGGTCTAGAATTGGTATCAGAAACTAAGGATAAAGTTCGTTTGATTCGAGAACGTCTAAAAGCGActtctgatagacaaaagtcCTATGCTGATCTAAAGAGGAAGGACATCGAGTATTCGGTGGGGGACATGGTTTTCCTTAGAGtctctccatggaaaaaggttctaag GAAATATTCTAGGGTCTGTGGATCATTAATCGAGCTCTTAACAGCAAGGAATCACAGTTATTCGCcgaag CATGCCAtatttgtatga